In one Drosophila albomicans strain 15112-1751.03 chromosome X, ASM965048v2, whole genome shotgun sequence genomic region, the following are encoded:
- the LOC117564677 gene encoding glucose dehydrogenase [FAD, quinone], with product MTAVNTFVTMWRFLLTLGPSAMVILMLNKGIKDYRSDIVDEAQRVRSIHIEQLRSTYDFIIVGGGSAGCVLAARLSENPAWNVLLLEAGGDEPLLMDLPQMYPVFQRSPWDWKYSTEPTDRYCLAMEDRSCFWPRGKVLGGCSSINAMMYIRGNRHDYDHWAELGNPGWDYDNVLHYFRKAEDMRVPGYEHSPYHGHGGPISVERYRSPSPLLDIFMSAAVQLGLGHPDGDFNGRTQSGFAPPHGTLRDGLRCSANKGYMRRSWQRPNLDIVLKAFVNRLLIAKDASKRVLGVTFEYGLGHYKVLASREVLLSAGALASPQLLMVSGVGPAEQLLPLGIEVHQHLPGVGGNLQDHISTSGAIYTFDSPQPGQHLSFIVPELLNENSVNDFVHGQRGFFYAMPVSEVMGFIHTRYQKSGRDWPDVQLFMGSYGYGADGGMIGRRGAAITLENYANTFEPLMYHDSFVIAPLLMRPRSRGYVQLRSADPKIHPRIHANYYDDPLDMAIMVEGLKLSHQLTQTPAMQRLNATMNIYEWRNCPEVEYLSDAFWECLARYYSQTIYHPVGTCKMAPLDDPSGVVDPRLRVRGLRGLRVIDASIMPTIPTGNTNAPTLMIAERGADIIKEDWHRYTHGGWL from the coding sequence ATGACGGCGGTCAACACCTTCGTGACCATGTGGCGGTTTCTGCTCACACTGGGACCCTCGGCCATGGTGATACTGATGCTCAACAAGGGCATCAAGGACTATCGCAGCGACATCGTCGATGAGGCGCAGCGTGTGCGCTCCATTCACATCGAGCAGTTGCGCAGCACCTATGACTTTATCATCGTGGGAGGCGGTTCGGCGGGCTGTGTGCTGGCCGCTCGACTCTCCGAGAATCCGGCGTGgaatgtgctgctgctggaggcGGGCGGCGATGAGCCGCTGCTGATGGACTTGCCGCAAATGTATCCGGTATTTCAGCGCAGTCCCTGGGACTGGAAATACTCCACTGAGCCCACCGATCGCTATTGCCTGGCCATGGAGGATCGCAGTTGCTTCTGGCCGCGCGGCAAAGTGCTCGGCGGTTGTTCGTCGATCAATGCCATGATGTACATACGCGGCAATCGCCACGACTACGATCACTGGGCCGAGCTAGGCAACCCCGGCTGGGATTACGACAATGTGCTGCATTACTTCCGCAAGGCCGAGGACATGCGAGTGCCCGGCTACGAGCACAGTCCGTATCACGGCCACGGCGGACCGATCAGCGTTGAACGCTACCGCTCACCGTCGCCGCTGCTCGATATCTTCATGTCGGCCGCGGTGCAACTGGGCTTGGGGCATCCCGACGGCGACTTCAATGGCCGCACCCAAAGCGGCTTTGCACCCCCGCACGGGACGCTGCGCGACGGGTTGCGTTGCAGTGCCAACAAGGGCTACATGCGTCGCAGCTGGCAGCGACCCAATCTGGATATTGTGCTCAAGGCATTCGTCAATCGGCTGCTCATCGCCAAGGATGCGAGCAAGCGTGTGCTGGGCGTCACCTTCGAGTACGGCCTGGGACACTACAAGGTGCTGGCCAGCCGCGAGGTGTTGCTCTCAGCCGGTGCCTTGGCCAGTCCCCAGCTGCTGATGGTGAGCGGCGTGGGACCAGCGGAGCAACTGCTGCCGCTCGGCATTGAGGTGCATCAGCATTTGCCAGGCGTGGGCGGCAATCTGCAGGATCACATCTCCACCTCGGGGGCAATCTACACCTTCGACAGCCCGCAGCCGGGTCAGCACTTGTCGTTCATTGTGCCCGAGCTGTTGAACGAGAATTCGGTCAATGACTTTGTGCATGGCCAGCGGGGTTTCTTCTACGCCATGCCTGTGAGCGAGGTGATGGGCTTTATACACACACGCTACCAAAAGTCCGGACGGGATTGGCCCGATGTGCAGCTGTTCATGGGCAGCTATGGCTATGGCGCCGATGGTGGCATGATTGGGCGACGTGGCGCTGCCATCACGCTGGAGAACTATGCGAATACCTTTGAGCCGTTGATGTATCACGATTCCTTTGTGATCGCTCCGCTGCTGATGCGCCCACGATCGCGTGGATACGTTCAACTACGGTCTGCGGATCCCAAAATACATCCACGCATTCATGCCAACTACTACGATGATCCTCTGGACATGGCCATCATGGTGGAGGGCCTCAAGTTGTCCCATCAGCTCACCCAGACGCCGGCCATGCAGCGTCTCAATGCCACCATGAACATCTACGAGTGGCGCAACTGTCCCGAGGTCGAGTACCTGAGCGATGCCTTCTGGGAGTGCCTCGCTCGTTACTACTCCCAGACCATCTATCATCCGGTGGGTACATGCAAAATGGCACCTCTAGACGATCCCTCTGGCGTTGTCGATCCCCGCTTAAGGGTGCGAGGTCTTCGCGGCTTGCGGGTGATTGATGCCAGCATCATGCCCACGATTCCCACGGGAAACACGAATGCGCCCACGCTGATGATCGCCGAGCGCGGAGCGGACATCATCAAGGAGGATTGGCATCGTTATACACACGGTGGTTGGCTTTAA
- the LOC117564669 gene encoding glucose dehydrogenase [FAD, quinone]-like, translated as MLDTTTSNLTHATQCGTPAIGLFQGMVTILLQSLLAAQCRVAPASLWPPDAGDQLLPQLQRQELDFDFVVIGAGSAGSVVASRLSENPNWRVLVLEAGGDPPVESEIPALFFGLQHTDFMWNYYTEPSSRSCLGMKQGRCYWPRGRMIGGTGGVNAMLYLRGNRRDFDDWSDMGNTGWSYDEVLALYEQSVRPVGNETHPQGYVQLSRFETPQGPPFSMIYEGAQELGVPQVREFAEGSFVGYTQVPVTAQQGQRAASGKGHLGRVSQRGNLKVIKHSLVKQLHFDATAQRVEAVSFERNGHTYRVGVAKEAVLSAGAIDSPALLLRSGIGPGQELEQLQLRVLRDLPGVGKNLQDHVLVPIFMQLQVNEPQSEKEILDSIYEYLLSRKGSLANHGTASIVGFINTNSSTDQRYPDVELHHLFMPRGRHDVLAMFVGGLSIQEQYVQHLQQLLIDSDLLCMFVLLSHPQSKGELRLRQENPKEAPLLFSNYLSHPEDMATILRGIRYQEQLLNTAAYKASGAQLTHIPIEECDAEYEYRSDDYWRCYAKYFSMTCYHQSGTLKMSPASDPEACVSPRLQLHGVDNLRVADASIMPNIVSANTNAATIMIGERAADFIAQDWAALGDDREDNRHTHDYDL; from the exons ATGTtggacacaacaacaagcaacctCACGCATGCCACACAGTGTGGCACACCGGCCATCGGCCTGTTCCAGGGCATGGTCACCATACTGCTCCAGAGTCTACTCGCCGCCCAGTGTCGTGTGGCACCCGCCTCCCTCTGGCCACCGGATGCAGGCGATCAGCTGTTGCCCCAACTGCAGCGCCAAGAGCTGGACTTTGATTTCGTTGTGATTGGCGCCGGGTCGGCAGGATCTGTGGTTGCAAGTCGCCTCAGCGAGAACCCCAACTGGCGTGTGCTCGTCCTCGAGGCTGGAGGAGATCCCCCCGTCGAATCCGAG ATTCCCGCACTCTTTTTTGGCCTGCAGCACACAGACTTTATGTGGAACTATTACACGGAGCCGAGTTCTCGCTCCTGCCTGGGCATGAAGCAGGGACGCTGTTACTGGCCACGCGGTCGCATGATTGGCGGCACCGGCGGCGTCAATGCGATGCTCTACCTGCGTGGCAATCGTCGGGACTTCGACGACTGGTCCGACATGGGCAACACGGGCTGGAGCTATGACGAGGTGCTCGCCCTCTACGAACAGTCGGTGCGTCCCGTCGGCAATGAGACACATCCTCAGGGCTACGTGCAACTGAGTCGCTTCGAGACGCCACAAGGCCCGCCCTTTTCCATGATCTACGAGGGAGCTCAGGAGCTGGGTGTGCCGCAGGTCCGCGAGTTTGCCGAGGGCAGCTTTGTGGGCTATACCCAGGTACCAGTAACAGCACAGCAGGGACAACGTGCTGCCAGTGGCAAGGGACACTTGGGACGTGTGTCGCAACGCGGCAATCTGAAGGTGATCAAGCATTCGTTGGTCAAGCAGCTTCACTTCGATGCGACAGCACAGCGGGTGGAGGCTGTGAGCTTTGAGCGCAACGGACACACTTACcgcgtgggcgtggccaagGAGGCGGTACTCTCGGCGGGCGCCATTGATTCACCAGCGCTGCTGTTGCGCTCGGGAATTGGGCCAGGCCAAGAGCTAGAGCAGCTGCAGTTACGGGTGCTGAGGGATTTGCCGGGCGTGGGCAAGAATCTTCAGGATCATGTCCTAGTTCCGATCTTCATGCAGCTGCAGGTGAACGAGCCGCAGTCCGAAAAGGAGATACTTGACAGCATCTACGAATATTTGTTGAGTCGCAAGGGTTCGTTGGCCAACCATGGCACCGCCTCCATTGTGGGCTTCATCAACACGAACAGCAGCACCGATCAACGCTATCCGGACGTCGAGCTGCATCATCTCTTTATGCCGCGTGGCCGTCATGATGTGCTTGCCATGTTTGTGGGCGGTCTCAGCATCCAGGAGCAGTATGTACAGCATCTGCAGCAGCTACTGATCGACTCTGATCTGCTCTGCATGTTTGTGCTGCTCTCGCATCCCCAGTCCAAGGGCGAGTTGCGTCTGCGCCAAGAAAACCCCAAAGAAGCCCCGCTTCTCTTCAGCAACTATCTGTCCCATCCCGAAGATATGGCAACGATATTGCGTGGCATACGCTACCAGGAGCAACTGCTTAACACTGCTGCCTACAAGGCATCGGGTGCCCAACTCACGCACATACCCATTGAGGAGTGCGATGCCGAGTATGAGTATCGATCGGATGACTATTGGCGCTGCTATGCGAAGTACTTTTCAATGACGTGCTACCATCAGTCGGGCACCCTCAAGATGTCACCGGCCAGCGATCCGGAGGCCTGTGTCAGTCCCCGCCTTCAGCTGCACGGTGTCGACAATCTGCGTGTGGCCGATGCCAGCATTATGCCTAATATCGTCAGTGCTAATACGAATGCCGCTACCATCATGATCGGTGAAAGGGCGGCAGACTTTATTGCCCAGGACTGGGCTGCCTTAGGGGATGACCGCGAAGACAATCGCCACACCCACGACTACGACTTATGA
- the LOC117578021 gene encoding glucose dehydrogenase [FAD, quinone]: MSSAIVGAASAIGGAVTAATSNSWFIPMLMAAVAYFQYEEIMDPESKPSDVSSDDILDHYDFIVIGAGSAGAVVANRLTEVENWNVLLLEAGGDETELTDVPLMAGYLQLSKIDWQYKTEPSGTSCLAMQGGRCNWPRGKVLGGSSVLNYMLYLRGSKRDYENWEALGNPGWSYRDALYYFKKSEDNTNPYLASTPYHATGGYLTVGEAPYHTPLAASFVEAGVEMGYDNRDLNGEKMTGFMIAQGTTRRGSRCSTSKAFLRPARLRPNLHISMNSHVTRIMIDPVTKLAFGVEFVKDQKLYHVRATKEVVLSGGSVNSPQLLMLSGVGPRKELTKHRIPVIKELSVGENLQDHIGLGGLTFLVNQPVSIVENRFHTMSTVLQYAVFGQGPLTILGGVEGLAYVNTKYANSSLDWPDIEFHFVSGSTNSDGGSQLRKAHGLTDAFYRSVFEPINNRDAWSIIPMLLRPRSVGSIKLRSSNPFDYPYIFPNYLTDEFDMKTLIEGVKIAVALSRTKAMQRFGSRLSSIHWPGCEQLAPFTDAYWECMVRRYTSTIYHPVGTCKMAPYWDKDAVVDAKLRVYGIRGLRVIDASIMPKLVSANTNAPVIMIAEKGSDMIKEFWIKNTIV, from the exons ATGAGCTCGGCTATTGTGGGCGCCGCGTCGGCAATTGGAGGCGCGGTGACGGCGGCGACAAGCAACAGTTGGTTCATACCGATGCTGATGGCAGCGGTTGCCTATTTCCAGTATGAGGAGATCATGGATCCCGAATCAAAACCCAGCGATGTGAGCAGCGATGACATACTCGATCACTATGATTTCATTGTGATAGGCGCCGGTTCCGCCGGCGCTGTTGTTGCCAATCGTTTGACAGAGGTCGAGAACTGGAATGTCCTCTTGCTGGAGGCGGGTGGCGATGAGACCGAACTGACGGATGTACCGCTTATGGCCGGTTATCTACAACTCTCGAAGATCGACTGGCAGTATAAGACCGAACCTTCGGGAACTTCATGTTTGG CTATGCAAGGTGGACGCTGCAATTGGCCCAGGGGCAAGGTCTTAGGAGGATCATCTGTCCTGAATTACATGTTGTATCTCAGAGGCTCGAAGAGAGACTACGAAAACTGGGAGGCACTCGGCAATCCAGGTTGGTCGTATCGCGATGCCCTCTACTACTTCAAGAAATCGGAGGATAATACCAATCCCTACCTGGCCAGCACACCCTATCATGCCACTGGTGGCTATTTGACTGTGGGCGAGGCACCTTACCACACGCCCCTGGCGGCCAGCTTCGTTGAGGCTGGCGTGGAGATGGGCTACGACAATCGCGACTTGAATGGCGAAAAAATGACGGGATTCATGATTGCCCAGGGCACAACCAGACGTGGTTCGCGCTGCTCCACATCCAAGGCGTTCTTGCGACCCGCTCGCCTCCGTCCTAATCTGCACATCTCGATGAATTCACATGTTACCCGCATTATGATCGATCCGGTCACCAAGCTGGCATTTGGCGTCGAGTTTGTTAAAGATCAGAAGCTGTATCATGTGCGTGCCACCAAGGAAGTGGTGTTGTCTGGTGGCTCGGTAAACAGTCCGCAACTTCTGATGCTGAGCGGTGTCGGACCACGCAAGGAGTTGACCAAGCATCGCATTCCAGTCATCAAAGAGCTGAGCGTTGGCGAGAATCTGCAGGATCACATTGGTCTTGGTGGCTTGACATTCCTGGTGAATCAGCCCGTTTCGATTGTAGAGAATCGCTTTCACACAATGTCAACGGTGCTGCAGTATGCAGTCTTTGGCCAAGGTCCTCTCACCATACTCGGGGGCGTCGAGGGTCTCGCCTATGTGAACACAAAGTATGCGAACAGTTCACTGGACTGGCCGGACATTGAGTTCCACTTTGTGTCGGGTTCAACTAATTCCGATGGCGGATCACAATTGCGCAAGGCACACGGATTGACGGACGCATTCTATAGGTCGGTCTTTGAGCCGATCAACAATCGGGATGCATGGAGTATAATACCGATGTTGTTGCGTCCCCGCAGCGTGGGCAGCATCAAGTTGCGCAGCAGCAATCCCTTCGACTATCCCTACATCTTTCCTAACTATCTGACCGATGAGTTCGATATGAAGACACTGATTGAGGGTGTCAAAATAGCCGTAGCCCTCTCCCGAACGAAGGCTATGCAACGCTTTGGCTCACGTCTCTCCAGCATACACTGGCCGGGATGCGAGCAGCTGGCTCCCTTCACCGACGCCTACTGGGAGTGCATGGTGCGTCGCTATACTTCGACAATCTATCATCCCGTCGGCACCTGCAAGATGGCACCGTATTGGGACAAGGATGCGGTAGTGGATGCCAAGTTGCGGGTGTACGGCATACGTGGTCTGCGGGTGATCGACGCCAGTATCATGCCCAAGTTGGTGTCGGCCAATACGAATGCGCCCGTAATTATGATTGCTGAGAAAGGCAGCGATATGATCAAGGAGTTTTGGATTAAGAACACAATAGTCTGA
- the LOC117564661 gene encoding glucose dehydrogenase [FAD, quinone]-like, whose translation MLDTTTSNLTHATQCGTPAIGLFQGMVTMLLQSLLAAQCRVAPASLWPPDAGDQLLPQLQRQELDFDFVVIGAGSAGSVVASRLSENPNWRVLVLEAGGDPPVESEIPALSTGLQHTNFMWNYYTEPSSRSCLGMKQGRCYWPRGRMIGGSGGVNMMLYLRGNRRDFDDWSDMGNAGWSYDEVLAYYEKSVRAVGNATHPQGYVQLSYFEMPQGPPFSMIYEGAQELGVPQVREFAEGSFVGYTQVPVTAQHGERASTGKEYLGRVSQRGNLKVIKHALVKQLHFDATAQRVEAVSFERNGHTYRVGVAKEAVLSAGAIDSPALLLRSGIGPGQELEQLQLRVLRDLPGVGKNLQDHVLVPIFMQLQVNEPQSEKEILDSIYEYLLSRKGSLANHGTGSIVGFINTNSSSDQRYPDVELLHLFITHGRHDVLAMFVGGISIQEQYVQHLQQLLIDSDLLCTFVVLLHPQSKGELRLRQENPNEAPLLFSNYLSHPEDMATILRGIRYQEELLDTAAYKASGAQLTHIPIEECDAEYEYRSDDYWRCYAKYFSMTCYHQSGTLKMAPASDPEACVSPRLQLHGVDNLRVADASIMPNIVSANTNAATIMIGERAADFIAQDWAALGDDREDNRHTHDYDL comes from the exons ATGTtggacacaacaacaagcaacctTACGCATGCCACACAGTGTGGCACACCGGCCATCGGCCTGTTCCAGGGCATGGTCACCATGCTGCTCCAGAGTCTACTCGCCGCCCAGTGTCGTGTGGCACCCGCCTCCCTCTGGCCACCGGATGCAGGCGATCAGCTGTTGCCCCAACTGCAACGCCAAGAGCTGGACTTTGATTTCGTTGTGATTGGCGCCGGGTCGGCAGGATCTGTTGTTGCAAGTCGCCTCAGCGAGAACCCCAACTGGCGAGTGCTCGTCCTCGAGGCTGGAGGAGATCCCCCCGTCGAATCCGAG ATTCCCGCACTCTCCACTGGCCTGCAGCACACAAACTTCATGTGGAACTACTACACGGAGCCGAGTTCTCGCTCCTGCCTGGGCATGAAGCAGGGACGCTGTTACTGGCCACGCGGTCGCATGATTGGCGGCTCCGGCGGCGTCAATATGATGCTCTATCTGCGCGGCAATCGTCGCGACTTCGACGACTGGTCTGACATGGGCAACGCGGGCTGGAGCTACGACGAGGTGCTCGCCTACTATGAGAAGTCGGTGCGTGCCGTCGGCAATGCCACACATCCTCAGGGCTACGTGCAACTGAGTTACTTCGAGATGCCACAAGGCCCGCCCTTTTCTATGATCTATGAGGGAGCTCAGGAGCTGGGAGTGCCGCAGGTCCGCGAGTTCGCCGAGGGCAGCTTCGTGGGCTATACCCAGGTGCCGGTGACAGCGCAGCACGGAGAACGTGCTTCCACTGGCAAGGAGTACTTGGGACGTGTATCGCAACGCGGCAATCTGAAGGTGATCAAGCATGCGCTGGTCAAGCAGCTGCACTTCGATGCGACAGCACAACGTGTGGAGGCTGTGAGCTTTGAGCGCAACGGACACACCTATcgcgtgggcgtggccaaaGAGGCGGTACTCTCGGCGGGCGCCATTGATTCACCAGCGCTGCTGTTGCGCTCGGGAATTGGGCCAGGCCAAGAGCTAGAGCAGCTGCAGTTACGGGTGCTCAGAGATTTGCCGGGAGTGGGCAAGAATCTTCAGGATCATGTCCTAGTTCCGATCTTCATGCAGCTGCAGGTGAACGAGCCGCAGTCCGAAAAGGAGATACTTGATAGCATCTACGAATATCTGTTGAGTCGCAAGGGTTCGTTGGCCAACCATGGCACCGGCTCCATTGTGGGCTTCATCAacacgaacagcagcagcgatcaACGCTATCCGGACGTTGAGCTGCTTCATCTGTTCATAACACACGGCCGTCATGATGTGCTTGCCATGTTTGTGGGTGGTATCAGCATCCAAGAGCAGTATGTACAGCATCTGCAGCAGCTATTGATCGACTCCGATCTGCTCTGCACCTTTGTGGTGCTCTTGCATCCCCAGTCCAAGGGCGAATTGCGTCTGCGCCAAGAAAACCCCAACGAAGCGCCGCTCCTCTTCAGCAACTATCTCTCCCACCCCGAAGATATGGCAACGATATTGCGTGGCATACGCTACCAGGAGGAACTGCTTGACACTGCTGCCTACAAGGCATCGGGTGCCCAACTCACGCACATACCCATTGAGGAGTGCGATGCCGAGTATGAGTATCGATCGGATGACTATTGGCGCTGCTATGCGAAGTACTTTTCAATGACGTGCTACCATCAGTCGGGCACCCTCAAGATGGCACCGGCCAGCGATCCGGAGGCCTGTGTCAGTCCCCGCCTTCAGCTGCACGGTGTCGACAATCTGCGTGTGGCCGATGCCAGCATTATGCCTAATATCGTCAGTGCTAATACGAATGCCGCTACCATCATGATCGGTGAAAGGGCGGCGGACTTTATTGCCCAGGACTGGGCTGCCTTAGGGGATGACCGCGAAGACAATCGCCACACCCACGACTACGACTTGTGA
- the LOC127565814 gene encoding uncharacterized protein LOC127565814 codes for MSRPKQLQHQLQFHLLLLIVLIGLLPSIDARPQDIILDATQLDATQATAPTSPALNVPSDLSVGLNLVPVSSLIAAAANAEPPAPIQFVRIAMNSGL; via the exons ATGTCGCGACCAAAGCAGCTCCAAcatcagcttcagtttcactTGCTGCTCCTCATCGTGCTCATCGGGCTGCTGCCATCGATAGACGCTCGACCCCAGGACATCATCCTGGATGCCACACAGCTGGATGCAACACAGGCAACGGCGCCCACATCGCCAGCCCTCAATGTGCCATCGG ATCTCAGCGTTGGCCTCAATCTGGTGCCCGTCAGCAGTCTGATCGCCGCTGCAGCAAATGCCGAGCCGCCTGCGCCGATTCAATTCGTGCGCATTGCCATGAATAGTGGACTGTAA
- the LOC117577985 gene encoding glucose dehydrogenase [FAD, quinone] gives MQRPSVRSLRRVATLCTLFTLLQTGALFVTADVTEIRSNGIGASLLQSVATALNASAAQLTNSSVWPASYIPPPENEQVELNTFHYIVVGAGSAGSIVASRLSEQPDVQVLLLEAGELPPLESEIYGLSGTLHHDARYMWLDEAEPNVRCCQAMAPPHGCCWWHGRLLGGTGAINGNIYVPGSAANYQRWRWQLGLRGWDWPQVQRAYLRLQQRLQPSYFPVSPLNLRLSSLIYAASGELGVPKIQQPLIAGSSFGYTHHVPATIRQGRRANSARMFLASAEQQQRSNLRVLRGALAERLLFSGSGQRARGVAYTLSGDNTTRAVWARREVIVSAGTLNSAKLLLLSGIGPEEHLSSLGIKPVRHLAGVGQNLHDHGMLPLFLRFTSNCAVNSSSAQERSAYAADSVAEYLLQRQRGPMAESYSMMGFLNSSAPHSRSGQPDLHVVAHTLLPRGGSGSFEYLGFRPELVAAQQAALQRTDLLQVMGSLLLPKSRGSVSLRSSDPSDSPLIWNNYGAHVEDRATLLRFVRYVQRLTRTRAFRSCGLQLWLPPLPECDALQPDSDAYWMCHIRYMFVGAWHAVGTCRMADKSDPLGVVDERLRVRGIQGLRVVDASVIPEVTAGNTNAPAMMVAEQAARIIREDQLGQQKSGEDSDERVNSSELPEQSNEIHI, from the coding sequence ATGCAACGCCCGAGCGTGCGGTCTTTGCGCAGGGTGGCAACCCTGTGCACGCTCTTCACCCTACTCCAAACAGGAGCGTTATTTGTGACTGCCGACGTTACAGAGATACGCAGCAATGGCATCGGGGCCTCGCTGCTGCAATCGGTGGCCACAGCACTCAATGCCTCTGCCGCACAGCTGACGAACAGCAGCGTTTGGCCAGCATCCTACATTCCGCCACCGGAGAACGAGCAAGTGGAGCTCAACACCTTTCACTACATTGTGGTGGGAGCGGGCAGCGCTGGCTCCATTGTGGCCAGCCGGCTAAGCGAGCAGCCCGATGTGcaggtgctgctgctggaggcGGGCGAGTTGCCGCCGCTTGAGTCCGAGATCTACGGCCTGAGCGGGACGTTGCATCACGATGCACGCTACATGTGGCTGGACGAGGCGGAGCCCAATGTGCGCTGCTGTCAGGCAATGGCTCCCCCACACGGCTGCTGTTGGTGGCACGGTCGGTTGTTGGGCGGCACCGGGGCCATCAATGGCAACATCTATGTGCCGGGGAGTGCGGCGAACTATcagcgttggcgttggcagCTCGGACTGCGTGGCTGGGATTGGCCGCAAGTGCAGCGCGCTTATCTTCGCCTCCAGCAGAGGTTGCAGCCAAGCTACTTTCCGGTCTCGCCGCTCAATCTGCGTCTCTCTTCGCTGATCTACGCGGCCAGCGGCGAGCTGGGCGTGCCCAAGATACAGCAGCCCCTGATCGCAGGCAGCAGCTTCGGGTACACGCATCACGTCCCGGCAACCATTCGCCAAGGCAGGCGAGCCAACAGTGCACGCATGTTCCTCGCCAGcgcagagcaacagcaacgatcCAATCTGCGCGTTCTGCGCGGTGCTCTAGCGGAGCGTCTGCTCTTCTCCGGTAGTGGACAGCGGGCACGTGGCGTGGCCTACACCCTGAGTGGGGACAATACCACGCGTGCTGTCTGGGCGCGGCGTGAAGTTATTGTCAGCGCTGGCACGCTGAACTCGgccaagttgctgctgctgtctggcATTGGACCAGAGGAGCACTTGTCGAGCTTGGGCATCAAGCCGGTGCGGCATCTGGCGGGCGTGGGGCAGAACCTGCACGATCACGGCATGTTGCCGCTGTTCCTGCGCTTCACCAGCAACTGCGccgtcaacagcagcagcgcccAGGAGCGCAGTGCCTACGCCGCCGACTCGGTGGCCGAATATCTGTTGCAGCGGCAACGTGGTCCCATGGCCGAGAGCTACTCGATGATGGGTTTCCTCAACTCGAGTGCGCCGCACAGTCGCTCGGGACAGCCTGATCTGCATGTAGTGGCACACACGTTGTTGCCACgcggtggcagcggcagcttcGAGTATCTGGGCTTTCGCCCCGAACTTGTGGCCGCTCAGCAGGCGGCGTTGCAGCGCACGGATCTGCTGCAGGTGATGGgatcgctgctgttgcccaaGTCGCGAGGTAGCGTCAGTTTGCGCAGCAGTGATCCATCGGACAGTCCGCTGATCTGGAACAACTATGGTGCTCATGTTGAGGATCGTGCCACACTGCTACGCTTTGTCCGCTACGTGCAGCGTTTGACGCGTACTCGCGCCTTTCGCAGCTGCGGCCTgcagctgtggctgccaccGCTGCCCGAATGCGATGCTCTGCAGCCGGACTCGGATGCGTATTGGATGTGCCACATTCGGTACATGTTTGTGGGCGCCTGGCATGCGGTCGGCACTTGCCGCATGGCCGACAAGAGTGATCCACTTGGTGTCGTCGATGAGCGACTACGGGTGCGTGGCATCCAAGGTCTGAGGGTGGTGGATGCCAGTGTCATACCGGAGGTAACGGCTGGCAACACAAATGCACCCGCCATGATGGTCGCCGAGCAGGCGGCGCGCATAATTCGCGAGGATCAGCTGGGTCAGCAGAAGAGCGGAGAGGACAGCGACGAACGGGTGAATTCTAGTGAATTGCCTGagcaatcaaatgaaatacatatttga